CAAAGTTAAGAAAGAGTTACAAGTTGCAACGTTCTTCTCAGAAATTAGGTATGGGGCATTGGGCATTAAGCATTCTTCCCCTGCCTCCCCTGCTCCTCTGCCTCACTAAACCTAAGCCGCCTCTGGGGAAGTTGTTTCAGGGTTTGGTAGATATTTGAGCAAAACGCCGCGATCGCCAATTATAAATCCCCGCTCTGGCTCTAAGAACACAATCTTGTACAAATTAGCCGCAACTTCTTCTATGTCACGGTCTTTTTCCCAGGTTTTGCCACCGTCGGCACTGCGTAGCAAATTACCGCTACCGCCACCTACCCAAATTTCATTGGGTGTACGATATGCCAAATCCAGTAAACCCCAACTGGTCGATAACTCTGGATATTGTGCCTTTTGCCATTCTTCAGGTTTAGTTGGATCGCTAAACTGAACTTGACCTCCTCTAGCTAGCAACCACAATTGCCCATTCTCCGTAAAACCCATGTTTTCTAACCGCCGAGAACTATTGCGGTTATGAGGTACCCAAGCATCTTGCCCTGGTTCCCAAGTCGAGTAGAAACTACCCTTAGCAGAAACCGCAATATATTTACCATCAGCAGAACGTTCCAAGTTACGTACTACACCCACTGCTGATTCCACCTGGGCTTTCCAGTTTTTACCGCCGTCTGTCGTCTTATATATGGCTCCGACATTAGTAGCCATTTCAGCTGTATTATCTGCCAGTGCCTTAACTGCGATCGGACTACCTGGTAACTTTTCGCTCAGGGGGATACGTGACCAAGAAGCACCTTCATCGGTCGTGTGTAGTAACAGTCCAGGCTCTCCGGCAATCCAGCCTTCTTTACCTGCAAAACTTACTGAGTCGAAGCGATACTTCTGCTCATCCAGTTGCAGTGTTATTGGTTTCCAGGTATTACCACCGTCATTAGTTTCCAATAGGGTGGCATTGCTACCGACTAAGTAGCCATGCTCAAGGTTATCAGTAAAGGCAATATCCAATAAATTCGAGTCTGTTGGCACAGAAATTACTTTCCAAGGGTTGTAGCTAACAGAGGGAACTTGGCTACAGCCTATGCACATCACGACTACTATTAACAAGGCAAATATTCGTTGCCAACCTTTCACAATTGAATGCATCAGTATTTCTTAGTTATTTCTAAATTTTTGTAGAAGTTGGCAGCCAGGATGCTGTAAAGTCCTGGCTTTTTCATTTTGAATTTTGTTAGCGCAGTGTAAAGCCTTTGGTAGAGAGCGTTATTTGGAATTGCTTAAAGGCTGTCATTGTAAGCCGTAAAGACTGATAAAAAACAAGAACCCAAGAGCCAAAGCACCAAAAATTAGGATATTCTTTTGGGTTGGCGTTAGGTTGTTAACACCCAAACCATAACCGAGATTTTCTTTAAAGCCGGATGCAGTACCGGCAGGAGCGATGTTAGCAAAAGCGGTCTTTTTAGCAGAACAAACTGGACAGCGCCAATTTATAGGGAGTTCTGCAAAGAGTGTCCCGGAAGGAATATCATGCTTGTCATCTCCCTTCTCAGGTTCGTAAACATAACCGCAGGCGCGACACTCGTAGCGGTCTAACACCGGAGTCTCAACAACTGGTTCGCTCATGGCTAAGGCCTCGCAGAGAAGAAATCTTAAATATACGTTAAAAATTATGACATAATTGTTAGACTTTTCTATCACTAGCAAAAGTGAATCAAATACTTGAAGTCCGTCTGTTTCCCAGATTTCAGAAAAACCAAACAGATATAATGTAAAAGAAAGTTACGCAGTTAAGGGATTGGGCGTTGAGTAAAACAGTTCCGAGTTCCGAAAGTTCTGAGTAAAGGAGTGAGATTCCCTACTCAGCACTCAGCACTCAGCACTCAGCACTCAGCACTCAAAACTCACTACTTAAAATACTCCATAAGCGGTAGATACTCATTGTGTTTGTCCTCAGCGGTTACGAGTACCTTCTAGGCTTTTTCATCATCTGTAGCCTAGTACCTGCCTTAGCGCTCTCAGCTTCCAAGCTCCTACGACCCAGTGGTTACGCCCCAGAACGTCGCACCACTTATGAATCTGGTATGGAACCTATCGGGGGAGCCTGGATTCAGTTCAACATCCGTTACTACATGTTTGCTCTGGTCTTCGTCGTCTTTGATGTGGAGACTGTATTCTTGTATCCTTGGGCGGTAGCTTTCCACCGTTTGGGGCTATTGGCTTTTATTGAAGCGCTAGTCTTTATTGCAATTCTTGTAGTCGCTTTAGTTTACGCATGGCGTAAAGGAGCTTTGGAATGGTCTTGAATTCTAACTTAACAACCCAGGGTAAAGAACGAATCATCAACCCCATTGAGCGTACCAATGTCACTCAAGACCTTTCAGAAAACGTCATTTTGACGACGGTTGATGACCTCTACGACTGGGCGCGGCTTTCTAGTTTGTGGCCGTTGTTATTTGGTACTGCTTGCTGCTTTATTGAGTTTGCAGCTTTAATTGGTTCCCGATTTGACTTTGACCGTTTTGGGCTAATTCCCCGTTCTAGCCCTCGCCAAGCCGATTTAATTATTACGGCAGGGACTATCACGATGAAGATGGCTCCACAACTGGTGCGTCTTTATGAACAAATGCCAGAGCCAAAGTATGTAATTGCGATGGGTGCTTGCACAATTACTGGCGGGATGTTCAGCGTTGATTCCCCTACAGCCGTTCGCGGAGTCGATAAACTGATTCCTGTGGATGTGTACTTACCTGGTTGTCCTCCCCGTCCCGAAGCAATTATTGACGCAATCATTAAGCTGCGGAAGAAAATCTCCAATGAGTCGATTCAAGAGCGGGATAAAATTAAGCAAACTCACCGCTATTACAGCACGACTCATAATTTGAAGCCAGTAGAAGAAATCTTAACTGGTAAGTATTTGCAGTCAGACACTCGCTATGCACCACCGAAGGAATTGGCGGAAGCGATTGGTATGCCAATACCACCTGCACTGCTGACAGAAAAGGCGCAAAAGGAGGAACAAACCCGTGGCTGAAGAAGAATCTAAACCAGTACCAGCAGCGAAAGAAGAGGCATTGGTACAAGCGGGTAAAGTTTCCCAGTGGTTGACGGAAAATGGTTTTGACCATGAGTTTTTAGCACCAGATAAGAATGGTGTAGAGATAATTAAGGTGCTGGCAGATTTCTTGCTTCCCACCGCTACAGCCCTTTATGCTTATGGGTTTAATTATCTCCAGTGTCAAGGTGGTATTGACCTTGGCCCAGGACAAGAATTGGTGAGTATGTATCACTTGATTAAAGTCGGTGATAATAGCGATCGCCCCGAAGAAGTTCGAGTTAAGGTGTTCTTACCACGGGAAAACCCCGTAGTGCCTTCTGTGTACTGGATTTGGAAAACCGCAGATTGGCAAGAGCGCGAGTCTTACGATATGTACGGCATTATCTACGAAGGACACCCAAATCTCAAGCGGCTTTTGATGCCGGAAGATTGGGTAGGTTGGCCTTTGCGGAAGGATTACATCTCGCCTGATTTCTACGAGTTGCAAGACGCTTATTAGAGATTGCTGACTAGAGACGCGATGAATCGCGTCTGTACAAGATAGTGGTTTCGGCAGTGATTAACCCCTTTCCGGTGGCGGAGAGGGGTTATGTTTTTGGTGTTTTTATATAACGTCAGTTGACACAATTTGCTGTAATTCATTAGCTGTATTTACAGTTTTAATTGCCTGTTGAATTGTTTTTAATTTCTGTAAATCCGTAATTTCAGAGATTATCGGCATCAATTCTAAACCTTGATTGCCAAACTTAATTTCTAATGCTAATTCAATTCCTGAATATAACTCTTCTTTTCTTCCTCGCAGTTCTCCGCGTGCTTCTCCTCGTTCTTCCCCTTTGCTAAAAATTTCTTGATACCAAGGCGACTGCTCTAAAAGTGCCATATCCCACCTCAGAATTTGTTGAACTATTGCACTATCTAATACAAAGGTAGCAAAAAATCCTAATACTGTTTCTAGTTGATTCAATTGTTCATCTGCACGTAATATTCGCAATGCGTCCCGAATCGTAGACTCGTTATCACCTCCTTTGAGGATAGGTACAAATGGAAGTAGTGATGGTAATGGTTGTGTAAAGGCAATGTTTACATCAACTTCCCACAGGTTAATGACACGGTAATCTTGAATAGCACGTAACCCAGCAATATTTAATGCGTAACTTGTAGGTATTTCAGCATCACTTGCCTTGAGGATATTAATTAGTACTGGATACGTTGGCAAATTATATTTTTCTTCTGCGAGTGCTGCGTAGGCACGCATCCTGCGCGGCATTTCTGGTTTATAGCGCAGTTGTAATTCGTTAAGAACGAGAAATTTTCCATACTGGGGACTTTCGACACGGATTAAAACATCACTTTCTCGACTTATCCACTGAAATTCTGAGTTGAGAATTTCGCCAGCAACAATATCAGGAATTTGCGTTACCCATTTTACCCAGTTATCAGGTGCAAGGCTAATTAAGCGTTTGGTGCTGACATCGGCGGGTTTGATCATGGGGTTGTAAAGATACTGAAAGTTATCAAATAATTGTACTTAAGACTGGATTACAGATATTTAGATTTTTGATTGGACTATTTAGGGAAAGCGTAGGCAAAGCCCGTCGTAGACATCGCACCCAATCTGAGATAATTTGAGTGCGATCGCTAAAATGCTCAGTGAGATTTCTTAGTAATCGGAATCGCTATCTCTACCGTTGTATTTATATTTGTGGGACAATTTAATCTAAATATTTAAAGTAATATGTCAGAAACACCCCAAAACGACGGCATTTGGATTGTGACGGATGAAGTGCCGCAAATATCGATTCCTGATGGTGCTAAAGGCGTGAGTACTAATACACGCAGTTGGGGAGACGAAACTATCAGGGAAAGTACTGGTAGCAAAGGGGTAGGAGATGCCGTTAAGGTTAGCGCTCAAACATTAGAGCAAAATATGAGTCACTTTCTTAAATTAGTGACAAGTTTATTTAGTCAAGCTGAACAGCAAGCAAAAGTCAACTCCAAGATGCAGCTAGATGAAATTGAGTTATCGGTAGAAATTAGTGCAGATGGGGAAGTTAAATTAATTGGCAGTGGTGTCAAAGCTGGGAGTAAAGGAGCGATTAAGCTGAAGTTTAAGCGCCAAGAACCAGGGTGAGATGGCAAAAAATTGGGCGATCGCGATCGGAATTAACCAGTATGATTATCTGCAACCGCTAAACTATGCAAAGCGAGATGCACAGTTAATGCAGGAGTTTCTGGGGAATGAGGCAGGATTTGAGCGGATTTTCTTCTTCTCTGATGACTCCCCTAATGTTGCTGGAAAATCGACTCGTCCAACTCGCACTAACTTGCTGCGAATCTTGCGTCAGTTATTTGACAATCCCTTTATGGAAGCAGGGGATAATTTTTGGTTTTTCTTCAGTGGTCATGGGATAAGATACGCTGACCGTGATTATCTCATGCCCTGTGATGGCGATCCAGAAGATATTGAAAACACAGCAATTGCGATTAACTTTGTCAGTGAACGTCTGCGTCGCTGTGGTGCTGATAACGTTGTCTTGATTCTGGATGCTTGTCGCAATGAAGGCAAAAAAACAGGTGAAGGAATTGGGCGACAAACCGCACAAGAAGCACGTCAGCAAGGAGTTATCAGCATTTTTTCTTGTATTCCCCAAGAGTATTCTTATGAAATTGATGCTTTACAACAAGGTGCTTTTACCAGAGCATTACTAGAAGGGTTAGGAATTCAAGGTAAATGCGCTACTGTTGAACGATTGGATCAATATCTCAAGTTTCGCGTGCCTGAACTGGTTCGCCAGTATAAGAATACAAGGCAAACGCCTTATCTTATTGCTGAACCTGTGAATAAATCCCACCTAATACTTGTGCCACGATATGCAACTCTAGTGGATATCGCCACATTGAAAAATGATGCTTACCAAGCAGAAGTAAACAGGAGTTTAGATTTAGCAGAGCAATTATGGATTCGGGTATTAGCTGCGGCTTCAGGGCAAGATATGGATGCGGTGAGAGGTTTACAAAGAATTGAGCGGTTGCGAAATAGTTCTGCAATTCCTGATTTACCTCAGCAAACAATTCTACAAGCATCTAAGTCAGTCACAAATACACCTATAAGTAAACCTTCTCAAATTCCAACTCCCAAATTAACCTCACCATCCTCTATTACTAATACTCAAACTTCTGGCGCGGGACAATTTGCAACACCTTCAACGCCATCCAAAAAACTAATATTATCTAACTGGTCACGGCGACGTTTAATTCAAACTGCTGGATTTGCAGTTGCTGGGTTGTTTTTGACAATTGCAGTACCCCGCCTTTGGCGGTCTGATTCAGGAACAACTACACCAACACCTA
This portion of the Nostoc sp. GT001 genome encodes:
- a CDS encoding photosynthesis system II assembly factor Ycf48, which codes for MHSIVKGWQRIFALLIVVVMCIGCSQVPSVSYNPWKVISVPTDSNLLDIAFTDNLEHGYLVGSNATLLETNDGGNTWKPITLQLDEQKYRFDSVSFAGKEGWIAGEPGLLLHTTDEGASWSRIPLSEKLPGSPIAVKALADNTAEMATNVGAIYKTTDGGKNWKAQVESAVGVVRNLERSADGKYIAVSAKGSFYSTWEPGQDAWVPHNRNSSRRLENMGFTENGQLWLLARGGQVQFSDPTKPEEWQKAQYPELSTSWGLLDLAYRTPNEIWVGGGSGNLLRSADGGKTWEKDRDIEEVAANLYKIVFLEPERGFIIGDRGVLLKYLPNPETTSPEAA
- a CDS encoding rubredoxin, giving the protein MSEPVVETPVLDRYECRACGYVYEPEKGDDKHDIPSGTLFAELPINWRCPVCSAKKTAFANIAPAGTASGFKENLGYGLGVNNLTPTQKNILIFGALALGFLFFISLYGLQ
- the ndhC gene encoding photosynthetic/respiratory NAD(P)H-quinone oxidoreductase subunit C — protein: MFVLSGYEYLLGFFIICSLVPALALSASKLLRPSGYAPERRTTYESGMEPIGGAWIQFNIRYYMFALVFVVFDVETVFLYPWAVAFHRLGLLAFIEALVFIAILVVALVYAWRKGALEWS
- the ndhK gene encoding photosynthetic/respiratory NAD(P)H-quinone oxidoreductase subunit K, translating into MVLNSNLTTQGKERIINPIERTNVTQDLSENVILTTVDDLYDWARLSSLWPLLFGTACCFIEFAALIGSRFDFDRFGLIPRSSPRQADLIITAGTITMKMAPQLVRLYEQMPEPKYVIAMGACTITGGMFSVDSPTAVRGVDKLIPVDVYLPGCPPRPEAIIDAIIKLRKKISNESIQERDKIKQTHRYYSTTHNLKPVEEILTGKYLQSDTRYAPPKELAEAIGMPIPPALLTEKAQKEEQTRG
- a CDS encoding NAD(P)H-quinone oxidoreductase subunit J, which encodes MAEEESKPVPAAKEEALVQAGKVSQWLTENGFDHEFLAPDKNGVEIIKVLADFLLPTATALYAYGFNYLQCQGGIDLGPGQELVSMYHLIKVGDNSDRPEEVRVKVFLPRENPVVPSVYWIWKTADWQERESYDMYGIIYEGHPNLKRLLMPEDWVGWPLRKDYISPDFYELQDAY
- a CDS encoding Rpn family recombination-promoting nuclease/putative transposase, which translates into the protein MIKPADVSTKRLISLAPDNWVKWVTQIPDIVAGEILNSEFQWISRESDVLIRVESPQYGKFLVLNELQLRYKPEMPRRMRAYAALAEEKYNLPTYPVLINILKASDAEIPTSYALNIAGLRAIQDYRVINLWEVDVNIAFTQPLPSLLPFVPILKGGDNESTIRDALRILRADEQLNQLETVLGFFATFVLDSAIVQQILRWDMALLEQSPWYQEIFSKGEERGEARGELRGRKEELYSGIELALEIKFGNQGLELMPIISEITDLQKLKTIQQAIKTVNTANELQQIVSTDVI
- a CDS encoding caspase domain-containing protein; its protein translation is MAKNWAIAIGINQYDYLQPLNYAKRDAQLMQEFLGNEAGFERIFFFSDDSPNVAGKSTRPTRTNLLRILRQLFDNPFMEAGDNFWFFFSGHGIRYADRDYLMPCDGDPEDIENTAIAINFVSERLRRCGADNVVLILDACRNEGKKTGEGIGRQTAQEARQQGVISIFSCIPQEYSYEIDALQQGAFTRALLEGLGIQGKCATVERLDQYLKFRVPELVRQYKNTRQTPYLIAEPVNKSHLILVPRYATLVDIATLKNDAYQAEVNRSLDLAEQLWIRVLAAASGQDMDAVRGLQRIERLRNSSAIPDLPQQTILQASKSVTNTPISKPSQIPTPKLTSPSSITNTQTSGAGQFATPSTPSKKLILSNWSRRRLIQTAGFAVAGLFLTIAVPRLWRSDSGTTTPTPTPTNNQPVVSSKRLDLKASNNTATIKDTLKTDQIIKYAFFGQKGDKLTAFIDPRSSVLLTALSPNQQPIDINAQKVTAYQGILLVTGRYTIELTLVPGAAKSNYNLNVALEKPVKSTPTETPLPIPTETPFPIPTEAPLPLPTETPLPIPTATPR